One segment of Streptomyces sp. NA02950 DNA contains the following:
- a CDS encoding NCS2 family permease: MTQHAIKPPTAPEGTARRSRLDRYFLISDRGSTLAREIRGGVTTFMAMAYILLLNPLLLSGEDAQHHTLAQSALITATALAAAVSTLLMGFIGKVPLALAAGLSVSAVLTGQVVPHMSWPQAMGMCVLYGTVIVLLVVTGLREVIMNAIPLALKHGITIGIGMFIALIGLVNAGFVGKGAPVTLGVEGQLAGWPVLIFCVTLLLIFMLQAREVPGAILIGIVAGTVLAVVINAVAGLDPEAWGGRAPELPSHAVSSPDFSLFGQVEFGGWSEIGGMTVGMIVFTLVLAGFFDAMATIIGVGTEAKLADERGRMPGLSKALFVDGAGGAIGGVAGASGQTVFIESATGVGEGARTGLSSVVTGLLFACGLFFTPLAQIVPGQVAAAALVVIGAMMMQNARHVDWADRSVAVPVFLTVALMPFTYSITAGVGAGVIAYTAIKAARGRYREPGVFMWILTAVFVIYFALNPIEHWLGVR; this comes from the coding sequence ATGACCCAGCACGCCATCAAGCCACCGACCGCCCCGGAGGGAACGGCCCGCCGGTCCCGTCTCGACCGGTACTTCCTCATATCCGACCGTGGATCCACCCTCGCCCGGGAGATCCGCGGCGGCGTCACCACCTTCATGGCGATGGCGTACATCCTGCTGCTCAACCCGCTGCTGCTGTCCGGCGAGGACGCCCAGCACCACACGCTCGCCCAGAGCGCGCTGATCACCGCCACCGCGTTGGCCGCCGCCGTCTCCACCCTCCTCATGGGCTTCATCGGCAAGGTGCCGCTCGCGCTCGCCGCCGGGCTCAGCGTCTCCGCCGTCCTCACCGGCCAGGTCGTACCCCATATGAGCTGGCCGCAGGCGATGGGGATGTGTGTGCTGTACGGGACGGTGATCGTGCTGCTGGTGGTCACCGGGCTCCGTGAAGTGATCATGAACGCGATCCCGCTCGCCCTCAAACACGGGATCACCATCGGCATCGGAATGTTCATCGCCCTGATCGGCCTGGTCAACGCCGGTTTTGTGGGCAAGGGCGCACCCGTGACGCTCGGGGTGGAGGGACAGCTCGCGGGCTGGCCCGTACTGATCTTCTGTGTCACCCTGCTGCTGATCTTCATGCTCCAGGCCCGTGAGGTGCCGGGCGCGATCCTCATCGGCATCGTGGCCGGAACCGTCCTCGCCGTCGTGATCAACGCGGTGGCCGGGCTCGACCCCGAGGCCTGGGGCGGGCGCGCCCCCGAGCTGCCCTCGCACGCCGTCTCCTCCCCGGACTTCAGCCTCTTCGGACAGGTCGAGTTCGGCGGCTGGTCCGAGATCGGCGGGATGACGGTCGGCATGATCGTCTTCACCCTGGTACTGGCCGGGTTCTTCGACGCCATGGCGACCATCATCGGCGTCGGCACCGAGGCGAAGCTGGCCGACGAACGCGGCCGGATGCCGGGGCTGAGCAAGGCGCTGTTCGTGGACGGCGCGGGCGGTGCGATCGGCGGTGTGGCCGGGGCCAGTGGCCAGACCGTCTTCATCGAGTCCGCCACCGGCGTCGGCGAGGGGGCCAGGACCGGGCTGTCCAGCGTGGTCACCGGACTGCTCTTCGCCTGCGGGCTGTTCTTCACCCCGCTCGCCCAGATCGTGCCAGGCCAGGTCGCGGCCGCCGCCCTCGTGGTCATCGGCGCGATGATGATGCAGAACGCCCGCCATGTGGACTGGGCCGACCGCTCGGTGGCCGTCCCGGTCTTCCTGACCGTCGCCCTGATGCCGTTCACGTACTCCATCACCGCCGGGGTCGGCGCGGGCGTGATCGCCTACACCGCGATCAAGGCCGCGCGGGGCAGATATCGGGAGCCCGGCGTGTTCATGTGGATATTGACGGCCGTATTCGTCATCTACTTCGCCCTGAACCCGATCGAGCACTGGCTCGGGGTCCGATAG
- the pucD gene encoding xanthine dehydrogenase subunit D: MGAGPTPGRITQTSSATRGAIGESTLRPDGTLKVTGEFAYSSDLWHEDMLWGFTLRSPYAHAEIRSIDTAEALAVPGVHAVMTHDDLPAATHYGLEIHDQPVLAEGRVRYHGEAVAIVAADHPETARRAAARIKVVYAELPPVVDEATATAPDAPVLHPGRADHHASHVPHPNIVHRQPVRRGDVVAARARADVVVRRDYEVGMQDQAFLGPESGLAVPAEDGGVDLYIATQWLHVDRDQLAPVLGLPADKVRLTLSGVGGAFGAREDLSMQAHACLLALRTGRPVKIVYNRYESFFGHVHRHPAKLTYEHGATRDGQLLYVQCRIVLDGGAYASSSPAVVGNAASLAIGPYVVDNVDVEAIALYSNNPPCGAMRGFGAVQACFAYEAQMDAVAQELGLDPVEFRQRNAMSQGAVMPTGQVVDSPAPVAELLRRVKAMPMPPERPGVPPDGVWGRLAADRSTDVRALPGGLSNTTHGEGVVRGVGYAVGIKNVGFSEGFDDYSTARIRLEVINGEPVALVHTAMAEVGQGGVTVHAQIARTELGVGQVTIHPADTQVGSAGSTSASRQTYMTGGAVKHTCEAVREEVLRRGRERFGSCHPAWATAGLLLEGGKVVTDGGEVIGDLAEIVGDEPVELELEFRHRPTEPFDLETGQGFGHVQYSFCAHRAVVEVDIELGLVKVIELAAAQDVGKALNPLSVVGQIQGGSTQGLGLAVMEEIVVSEGARVRNPSFTDYLIPTILDTPTIPVDVLELADDNAPYGLRGVGEAPTLSSTPAVVAAVRAATGLPLKRVPIRPEHLTGC, encoded by the coding sequence ATGGGAGCCGGTCCCACCCCCGGAAGGATCACCCAGACCAGCAGCGCCACCAGGGGCGCCATCGGCGAGTCCACCCTGCGCCCCGACGGCACCCTGAAGGTGACCGGGGAGTTCGCGTACTCCTCGGACCTGTGGCACGAGGACATGCTGTGGGGCTTCACCCTCCGCAGCCCGTACGCCCACGCCGAGATCCGGTCCATCGACACCGCCGAGGCGCTGGCCGTGCCCGGGGTCCACGCCGTGATGACCCACGACGACCTCCCGGCCGCCACCCACTACGGGCTGGAGATCCACGATCAGCCCGTGCTCGCCGAGGGCCGCGTCCGCTACCACGGCGAGGCCGTGGCCATCGTGGCCGCCGACCACCCCGAGACCGCCCGCCGCGCCGCCGCCAGGATCAAGGTGGTGTACGCGGAACTGCCGCCGGTCGTGGACGAGGCCACCGCCACCGCACCGGACGCGCCCGTGCTCCACCCGGGCCGTGCCGACCACCACGCGAGCCATGTCCCGCACCCCAATATCGTGCACCGCCAGCCCGTCCGGCGCGGCGATGTCGTCGCCGCCCGGGCCCGGGCCGATGTGGTGGTCCGCCGCGACTACGAGGTCGGCATGCAGGACCAGGCGTTCCTGGGGCCGGAGTCGGGGCTCGCGGTACCGGCCGAGGACGGCGGGGTCGACCTCTACATCGCCACCCAGTGGCTGCATGTCGACCGCGACCAGCTCGCACCGGTCCTGGGGCTGCCCGCCGACAAGGTACGGCTGACGCTGTCCGGCGTGGGCGGCGCGTTTGGCGCCCGCGAGGACCTGTCGATGCAGGCGCACGCCTGTCTGCTGGCACTGCGCACCGGCCGCCCGGTGAAGATCGTCTACAACCGCTACGAGTCGTTCTTCGGCCATGTCCACCGGCATCCCGCCAAGCTCACCTATGAGCACGGCGCCACCCGCGACGGCCAGTTGCTCTACGTCCAGTGCCGCATCGTCCTGGACGGCGGGGCGTACGCCTCCTCCTCCCCGGCGGTGGTCGGCAATGCCGCGTCCCTGGCGATCGGCCCCTACGTCGTCGACAACGTCGACGTCGAAGCCATCGCCCTCTACAGCAACAACCCGCCCTGCGGCGCGATGCGCGGCTTCGGTGCCGTCCAGGCGTGCTTCGCCTACGAGGCGCAGATGGACGCCGTGGCGCAGGAACTCGGCCTGGACCCGGTGGAGTTCCGGCAGCGCAACGCCATGTCCCAGGGTGCCGTGATGCCCACCGGACAGGTGGTGGACTCCCCGGCGCCGGTGGCCGAACTGCTGCGCCGCGTCAAGGCGATGCCGATGCCGCCCGAGCGCCCGGGGGTCCCCCCGGACGGAGTCTGGGGGAGGCTGGCCGCCGACCGGTCCACCGATGTCCGGGCACTGCCGGGCGGCCTGTCCAACACCACCCACGGCGAAGGGGTGGTACGCGGCGTCGGCTATGCGGTCGGCATCAAGAACGTCGGCTTCTCCGAGGGGTTCGACGACTACTCCACCGCCCGGATCCGGCTGGAGGTGATCAACGGCGAACCGGTGGCCCTGGTGCACACCGCGATGGCCGAGGTCGGCCAGGGCGGCGTCACCGTGCACGCCCAGATCGCCCGTACCGAACTGGGCGTCGGCCAGGTCACCATCCACCCCGCCGACACCCAGGTGGGCTCGGCCGGTTCCACCTCCGCCTCCCGTCAGACGTATATGACCGGCGGCGCCGTCAAGCACACCTGCGAGGCGGTGCGCGAGGAGGTGCTGCGGCGCGGCCGGGAGCGGTTCGGCTCCTGTCACCCCGCGTGGGCCACCGCCGGACTGCTGCTGGAGGGAGGCAAGGTGGTCACCGACGGCGGAGAGGTGATCGGCGATCTCGCCGAGATCGTCGGCGATGAGCCGGTCGAACTGGAGCTGGAGTTCCGGCACCGCCCCACCGAGCCGTTCGACCTGGAGACCGGACAGGGCTTCGGCCACGTCCAGTACTCCTTCTGCGCCCACCGCGCGGTGGTCGAGGTCGACATCGAACTGGGCCTGGTCAAGGTGATCGAGCTGGCCGCCGCCCAGGACGTCGGCAAGGCGCTCAATCCGCTCTCCGTCGTGGGCCAGATCCAGGGCGGCTCCACCCAGGGGCTCGGCCTCGCCGTCATGGAGGAGATCGTGGTCTCCGAGGGCGCCCGGGTCCGCAACCCCTCCTTCACCGACTATCTGATCCCCACCATCCTCGACACGCCGACCATCCCCGTGGACGTCCTCGAACTGGCCGACGACAACGCCCCGTACGGGCTGCGCGGGGTCGGCGAGGCGCCCACCCTGTCCTCCACCCCGGCCGTCGTGGCCGCCGTCCGCGCGGCGACGGGCCTCCCCCTGAAGCGGGTCCCGATCAGGCCGGAGCATCTGACGGGCTGCTGA
- a CDS encoding (2Fe-2S)-binding protein — protein MRVNFTVNGRPQQADDVWEGESLLYVLRERMGLPGSKNACEQGECGSCTVRLDGAPVCACLVAAGQAEGREVVTVEGLAEFAERRGAAASGGATIASGGTEQTSGTGLDEARRRQPRPGGSAPLAPVQQAFIDAGAVQCGFCTPGLLVAADELLERHPDPSDADIREALSGNLCRCTGYEKILDAVRLAAARTREEG, from the coding sequence GTGCGCGTGAATTTCACGGTCAACGGGCGGCCCCAGCAGGCCGACGACGTCTGGGAGGGCGAGTCCCTGCTGTACGTGCTGCGTGAGCGGATGGGTCTTCCGGGCTCCAAGAACGCCTGTGAGCAGGGCGAATGCGGTTCCTGTACGGTCCGTCTGGACGGTGCCCCGGTCTGTGCGTGCCTGGTCGCGGCCGGTCAGGCCGAGGGGCGCGAGGTGGTGACCGTCGAGGGCCTGGCGGAGTTCGCCGAGCGGCGCGGCGCCGCCGCGTCCGGCGGTGCCACCATCGCGTCCGGCGGTACGGAACAGACCTCCGGCACCGGTCTCGACGAGGCCCGGCGCCGGCAGCCCCGCCCCGGTGGCAGCGCCCCGCTGGCCCCCGTCCAGCAGGCGTTCATCGACGCCGGGGCCGTCCAGTGCGGCTTCTGCACCCCCGGACTCCTCGTCGCCGCCGATGAACTGCTGGAGCGCCACCCCGACCCGTCCGACGCCGACATCCGCGAGGCCCTGTCCGGCAATCTGTGCCGCTGCACCGGCTACGAGAAGATCCTCGACGCGGTCCGCCTGGCGGCCGCCCGCACCAGGGAGGAGGGCTGA
- a CDS encoding xanthine dehydrogenase family protein subunit M, producing the protein MDFLRPAGWREALAAKAEHPTAVPIAGGTDVMVEINFDHRRPDCLLDLNRIGELAEWEVGERTVRLGAGVPYTRIIEELRTELPGLALASHTVGSPQIRNRGTVGGNLGAASPAGDAHPALLAAGAEVEVESVRGTRLIPVEEFFTGVKRNALEPDELIRAVHIEKADGPQQFSKVGTRNAMVIAVCAFSVALHPRTRTVRTGIGSAAPTPIRAREAERFLTAALADGGFWDSGAVITPSIARRFAELCFGACNPIDDVRGSAAYRRHAVSVMARRTLGWTWEAYREGNGRTVQCA; encoded by the coding sequence ATGGACTTTCTGCGCCCCGCCGGGTGGCGGGAGGCGCTCGCCGCGAAGGCGGAGCATCCCACGGCCGTGCCCATCGCGGGCGGCACCGATGTCATGGTCGAGATCAATTTCGATCATCGGCGGCCCGACTGCCTGCTGGATCTGAACCGTATCGGCGAGCTGGCCGAGTGGGAGGTCGGCGAGCGCACGGTCCGGCTGGGCGCCGGTGTCCCCTACACCCGGATCATCGAGGAGCTGCGGACCGAGCTGCCGGGTCTCGCGCTCGCCTCGCACACCGTGGGCTCCCCGCAGATCCGCAACCGCGGCACGGTCGGGGGCAACCTCGGGGCCGCCTCGCCCGCCGGGGACGCCCACCCCGCGCTGCTGGCGGCGGGTGCGGAGGTCGAGGTGGAGTCGGTGCGCGGCACCCGGCTGATCCCGGTCGAGGAGTTCTTCACCGGGGTCAAGCGCAATGCCCTGGAGCCCGATGAGCTGATCCGGGCGGTGCACATCGAGAAGGCCGACGGACCGCAGCAGTTCTCCAAGGTCGGCACCCGCAACGCCATGGTCATCGCGGTGTGCGCGTTCTCCGTGGCGCTGCATCCGCGCACCCGCACCGTCCGTACCGGCATCGGCTCGGCCGCGCCCACGCCGATCAGGGCACGGGAGGCGGAGCGGTTCCTGACCGCCGCGCTCGCCGACGGCGGCTTCTGGGACAGCGGCGCCGTCATCACCCCGTCGATCGCCCGCCGGTTCGCCGAGCTGTGCTTCGGCGCCTGCAATCCGATCGACGACGTCCGCGGCAGCGCGGCCTACCGCCGCCACGCGGTGTCGGTGATGGCCCGCCGCACGCTGGGCTGGACCTGGGAGGCGTACCGCGAGGGGAACGGGAGGACCGTACAGTGCGCGTGA
- a CDS encoding PucR family transcriptional regulator ligand-binding domain-containing protein, whose product MRLRALLETDVLGLRLLGGEDELDRTVRGVMTTDLRDPSRYLSGGELVLTGLAWRREPDDSERFVRILTAAGVAGLAAGEAELGAVPEDLVLACARHRLPLFSVVEDVSFASITEHVVRQVSGERAGDLAAVVDRHRRMMTSGPAGGGPDVVLDLLGSDLDLPAWVLSATGRRIAGPGAPAPSPELPPEIRAELAGEHLAARRTGRRGPHRVTAANGATYSLFAIRSGESADVRDTVLSDWLLAVGADAGDWPEERLDLLHGVTQLIAVERDRRDAARTVRRRLAQEVLELVQTGAPPAEIAARLRVAAPVLLPGLGSAPHWQVVVARVEWGFTGPNGEDGQETSAGGAAGGGVSGGPVAQALLEEILVDPDATGPEPSDRIAVAHTGEEAVALVPLPAHPDGPPDAADSSTAGSGAHGSGANGPALDAGLHADALLAAVREPLSRGLDGDGRLTLGVSAAVPSADGLRGALEEARHARRVAAARPGRVCAAGHQELASHVLLLPFVPDDVRRAFTARLLDPLREYDRRHRAELIPTLEAFLECDGSWTRCAARLHLHVNTLRYRVGRIEQLTGRELSRLEDKLDFFLALRMS is encoded by the coding sequence ATGCGGCTGCGCGCACTGCTGGAGACCGACGTCCTGGGCCTGCGCCTGCTCGGCGGCGAGGACGAGCTGGACCGCACCGTCCGCGGCGTGATGACCACCGATCTGCGGGACCCCAGCCGCTATCTGTCCGGCGGCGAACTGGTGCTCACGGGGCTGGCCTGGCGCCGCGAGCCGGACGACTCCGAGCGGTTCGTACGGATCCTGACGGCCGCCGGGGTGGCCGGGCTGGCGGCGGGCGAGGCGGAGCTCGGCGCGGTGCCCGAGGATCTGGTGCTGGCCTGCGCCCGGCACCGGCTGCCGCTGTTCTCGGTGGTCGAGGACGTCTCGTTCGCGTCGATCACCGAACATGTGGTGCGCCAGGTCTCCGGTGAGCGGGCCGGGGACCTCGCGGCGGTGGTGGACCGGCACCGGCGGATGATGACGTCCGGCCCCGCGGGCGGCGGCCCCGACGTGGTCCTCGATCTGCTGGGCTCCGATCTCGACCTGCCCGCCTGGGTGCTCTCCGCCACCGGCCGCCGGATCGCGGGCCCGGGCGCCCCCGCCCCCTCCCCGGAGCTGCCGCCGGAGATCCGGGCCGAGCTGGCGGGCGAACATCTCGCGGCACGGCGTACCGGGCGGCGCGGCCCGCACCGGGTCACCGCGGCGAACGGCGCCACCTACTCCCTCTTCGCCATCCGCAGCGGAGAGTCCGCGGACGTACGTGACACCGTCCTGTCCGACTGGCTGCTGGCGGTCGGCGCGGACGCGGGCGACTGGCCGGAGGAGCGGCTCGATCTGCTCCACGGGGTCACCCAGCTGATCGCGGTCGAGCGCGACCGGCGGGACGCGGCACGTACGGTGCGGCGACGGCTGGCCCAGGAGGTGCTGGAGCTGGTCCAGACGGGCGCCCCGCCCGCCGAGATCGCGGCCCGGCTGCGGGTGGCCGCCCCCGTGCTGCTCCCCGGACTCGGCTCGGCGCCGCACTGGCAGGTGGTGGTGGCCCGGGTGGAGTGGGGGTTCACCGGGCCGAACGGGGAGGACGGGCAGGAGACGTCCGCGGGCGGCGCGGCGGGCGGCGGCGTGTCCGGCGGGCCGGTCGCCCAGGCGCTGCTGGAGGAGATCCTGGTCGATCCGGACGCGACCGGGCCGGAGCCCTCGGACCGGATCGCCGTGGCGCACACCGGTGAGGAGGCGGTGGCGCTCGTACCGCTCCCGGCGCACCCGGACGGACCGCCGGACGCCGCCGACTCCTCGACGGCGGGCTCCGGCGCGCACGGGTCCGGTGCGAACGGCCCCGCCCTTGACGCCGGGCTGCACGCGGACGCGCTGCTCGCCGCCGTCCGCGAGCCGCTCTCCCGCGGACTGGACGGCGACGGCCGGCTGACCCTCGGGGTGAGCGCCGCCGTCCCCTCCGCCGACGGGCTGCGCGGCGCCCTGGAGGAGGCCCGGCACGCCCGCCGGGTCGCGGCCGCCCGCCCCGGCCGGGTCTGCGCCGCCGGTCACCAGGAGCTGGCCTCCCACGTCCTGCTGCTCCCCTTCGTCCCGGACGACGTCCGCCGCGCCTTCACCGCCCGGCTGCTCGACCCGCTGCGCGAGTACGACCGCCGCCATCGCGCCGAACTGATCCCCACCCTCGAGGCGTTCCTCGAATGCGACGGGTCGTGGACGCGGTGTGCGGCGCGGCTTCATCTGCACGTCAACACCCTGCGCTACCGGGTCGGCCGGATAGAGCAGCTGACCGGACGCGAACTGTCCCGGCTCGAGGACAAACTGGACTTCTTCCTCGCGCTGCGCATGAGCTGA
- a CDS encoding GntR family transcriptional regulator, producing MEQAKAEAATEPLPSSGVPAARPSPRRHSVRGQILDALRDALVGGDLTPGEVYSAPALAERFGVSPTPVREAMQQLSGEGAVEVVPNRGFRVARRTERELAELAEVRALLEVPVMLGLARAIAPERWALLRPFAEATAAAAAKGDRAAYLESDRTFHQSVLSLSGNQQLVIVADELHRRAQWPLACGRPVRTADLVADAAEHMALLDALAARDLDVVESLVREHFTSGA from the coding sequence GTGGAGCAGGCCAAAGCGGAGGCGGCAACGGAGCCGCTGCCCTCGTCCGGTGTGCCCGCGGCACGCCCGTCCCCCCGGCGCCACTCCGTCCGTGGACAGATCCTGGACGCGCTGCGGGACGCGCTGGTCGGCGGTGACCTGACCCCGGGCGAGGTCTACTCCGCCCCGGCCCTCGCCGAGCGCTTCGGCGTCTCGCCCACCCCGGTGCGGGAGGCGATGCAGCAGCTCTCGGGCGAGGGTGCCGTCGAGGTGGTGCCCAACCGCGGCTTCCGGGTCGCCCGCCGCACCGAGCGCGAGCTGGCCGAGCTGGCCGAGGTCCGTGCGCTGCTGGAGGTCCCCGTGATGCTCGGCCTGGCCCGGGCCATCGCGCCCGAGCGCTGGGCGCTGCTGCGGCCCTTCGCCGAGGCCACGGCGGCCGCCGCCGCCAAGGGGGACCGGGCCGCCTATCTGGAGTCCGACCGCACCTTCCACCAGAGCGTGCTGAGTCTGTCCGGAAACCAGCAGCTGGTGATCGTCGCCGACGAACTCCACCGCCGCGCCCAGTGGCCCCTGGCCTGCGGCCGCCCGGTCCGCACCGCCGACCTGGTGGCGGACGCCGCCGAGCACATGGCCCTCCTCGACGCCCTGGCCGCCCGCGACCTGGACGTCGTCGAATCCCTGGTCCGCGAACACTTCACCAGCGGCGCCTGA
- a CDS encoding (2Fe-2S)-binding protein: MSVPPLRPFHTEPVRTGPAPTDALLGAYRRLAEALPSCAVTVTTGTVPPTGAGWVHAADLAAGGPALDAYLAWDEAQVARDYGQRARPDVIAGFGLHRYAWHICLLFTVPWFLRRRVPRLTVGQVSYHRTRGRIAVRTGEFACLPDDPAAVLPGARPVADEEALRAGLRTAAAEHLGPVLDAFRPRMRRGIRALWRMAADEITEGLWHVGGLLGEEPRAVAELTALLPGPGDPYPAGAAFRATAGAEGGPTVTRSRASCCLFSTLRPEEPCATCPRTADAERIASRAAN, from the coding sequence ATGTCCGTGCCCCCGCTCCGCCCGTTCCATACCGAACCCGTCCGCACCGGCCCCGCCCCCACCGACGCGCTGCTCGGCGCGTACCGGCGGCTGGCGGAGGCGCTGCCCTCCTGCGCGGTGACGGTCACCACCGGCACGGTGCCGCCCACCGGCGCGGGCTGGGTCCACGCGGCGGACCTCGCCGCGGGCGGACCCGCGCTCGACGCCTATCTGGCCTGGGACGAGGCACAGGTGGCGCGCGACTACGGCCAGCGGGCCCGGCCCGATGTGATCGCCGGGTTCGGGCTGCACCGCTACGCCTGGCACATCTGTCTGCTGTTCACCGTGCCGTGGTTCCTGCGCCGCCGGGTGCCACGGCTGACGGTCGGCCAGGTGTCGTACCACCGGACGCGGGGCCGGATCGCGGTGCGCACGGGCGAGTTCGCCTGTCTGCCGGACGATCCGGCGGCCGTGCTGCCGGGCGCCCGCCCCGTCGCGGACGAGGAGGCGCTGCGCGCCGGGCTCCGGACGGCCGCGGCCGAACACCTCGGCCCGGTGCTCGACGCGTTCCGGCCACGGATGCGCCGCGGCATCCGCGCCCTGTGGCGGATGGCGGCGGACGAGATCACCGAGGGGCTGTGGCACGTCGGCGGACTTCTGGGCGAAGAGCCGCGAGCGGTGGCGGAGTTGACGGCATTGCTGCCGGGACCCGGCGATCCCTATCCGGCCGGGGCCGCGTTCCGCGCGACGGCCGGGGCCGAGGGCGGGCCGACCGTCACCCGGAGCCGGGCCAGTTGCTGCCTCTTCTCCACCCTGCGGCCGGAGGAGCCGTGTGCGACCTGTCCGCGCACCGCCGACGCTGAGCGGATCGCGAGCCGGGCCGCGAACTGA
- a CDS encoding DUF2637 domain-containing protein, producing the protein MRLTDISLGWALPVLVALLGVVGAVVVLARGRNDKKTDSGPTDSWERSEERRRRKEAIYGMASYVLLFCCAGVAAALSFQGLVGFGRENLALSDGWEYLVPFGLDGAAMFCSVLAVREASHGDAALGSRLLVWMFAGAAAWFNWVHAPRGMGHAGAPQFFAGMSLSAAVLFDRALKQTRRSALREQGLVPRPLPQIRIVRWLRAPRETFAAWSLMLLEGVRTLDEAVEEVREDRREKESNRKREREQERLDRARIRALNRQHRAWGRRGGRQVDVSVATDRPAQLSSEPALADKVLEPVGNAEQARLSTSSARPALQSATVGDGDSEDWDRDRDFSFGFGDQDWALDKDKDKDAEADRPRTVDLTAEDDTLTIPRLDSLEEKLAQIERAFG; encoded by the coding sequence ATGAGACTGACCGACATATCGCTGGGCTGGGCCCTGCCCGTCCTCGTGGCACTCCTCGGTGTTGTGGGGGCGGTGGTGGTCCTCGCCCGCGGTCGCAACGACAAGAAGACGGACAGCGGCCCCACGGACTCCTGGGAGCGCAGCGAGGAGCGCCGCCGGCGCAAGGAGGCCATCTACGGGATGGCCTCGTACGTGCTGCTGTTCTGCTGCGCCGGGGTGGCCGCCGCGCTCTCCTTCCAGGGTCTGGTCGGCTTCGGCCGGGAGAACCTGGCGCTCTCGGACGGCTGGGAGTACCTGGTCCCGTTCGGCCTCGACGGCGCCGCCATGTTCTGCTCGGTGCTCGCGGTGCGCGAGGCCAGCCACGGTGACGCGGCGCTCGGTTCGCGTCTGCTGGTGTGGATGTTCGCGGGCGCCGCGGCCTGGTTCAACTGGGTGCACGCACCGCGCGGTATGGGCCACGCGGGCGCCCCGCAGTTCTTCGCGGGCATGTCGCTGTCGGCCGCGGTCCTCTTCGACCGCGCGCTCAAGCAGACCCGCCGCTCGGCACTGCGCGAACAGGGCCTGGTGCCACGGCCGTTGCCGCAGATCCGTATCGTCCGCTGGCTGCGCGCTCCCCGTGAGACCTTCGCCGCCTGGTCGCTGATGCTGCTGGAGGGTGTGCGGACACTGGACGAGGCGGTCGAGGAGGTCCGTGAGGACCGCCGCGAGAAGGAGAGCAACCGCAAGCGCGAGCGCGAGCAGGAGAGGCTGGACCGGGCCCGGATCCGCGCGCTCAACCGGCAGCACCGGGCATGGGGCCGCCGCGGCGGCCGTCAGGTGGACGTCTCCGTCGCCACCGACCGGCCCGCACAGCTCAGTTCGGAGCCTGCCCTAGCCGACAAGGTGCTGGAGCCGGTGGGAAACGCCGAGCAGGCGCGGCTGTCCACGTCCTCCGCCCGTCCCGCCCTCCAGTCCGCGACGGTCGGTGACGGCGACAGCGAGGACTGGGACCGCGACCGGGATTTCAGCTTCGGCTTCGGTGACCAGGACTGGGCCTTGGACAAGGACAAGGACAAGGACGCCGAAGCCGACCGTCCCCGCACCGTCGACCTCACCGCCGAGGACGACACCCTCACCATCCCCCGGCTGGACTCCCTCGAGGAGAAGCTGGCACAGATCGAGCGCGCCTTCGGCTGA
- a CDS encoding ATP-binding protein: MERGPVLSKRLARDELAAVAEVRAELREMLRRWGGPGRADLAELLISELVTNALVHTGRGAQVTAALGDGPAARVAGRLRVEVRDFDARHPTLRARPPEDATSGRGLLLVHSLADAWGVRTHGVGKALWFELEADGLVE, from the coding sequence GTGGAGCGTGGCCCGGTCCTCAGCAAACGATTGGCGCGGGACGAGCTGGCCGCGGTGGCGGAGGTCCGGGCGGAGCTGCGGGAGATGCTGCGGCGCTGGGGCGGACCGGGCCGGGCCGATCTCGCCGAACTGCTCATCAGCGAGCTGGTGACCAACGCGCTGGTGCACACCGGCCGCGGGGCCCAGGTCACGGCCGCCCTGGGGGACGGGCCCGCCGCGCGGGTCGCGGGCCGATTACGGGTGGAGGTGCGGGACTTCGACGCCCGCCATCCGACGCTGCGGGCCCGCCCTCCGGAGGACGCCACCTCCGGGCGCGGGCTGCTGCTGGTGCACTCGCTCGCGGACGCCTGGGGCGTACGGACCCACGGGGTGGGCAAGGCCCTGTGGTTCGAGCTGGAGGCCGACGGCCTCGTGGAGTGA